The following proteins are co-located in the Labrys monachus genome:
- a CDS encoding DUF3320 domain-containing protein, producing MAENLVRSRLSDQRRALLDLGLRNRLINVPLRIDGLRTLEIVDEKSPEIYRSLTAGKGLTFLPGRVPSSTEQGPDEHDRGGWAIPQPPEREMEEGGGVFRRHADTRLQTRLTSEGLQKRLFDIWYDAAALEEEQGVNGLFLAIGLLRWFEDDRSDVARHAPLILLPVRLQRSGASDRFTLRRRDEPASLNLSIQAKLRDEFGLAVEGFTDEDDIDVAAYLGKVAAVVAGKARWKVLPDAMMLGLFSFSRYLMYRDLDPAAWPAGNPLHEHPLLAALLGEGFDRQAPIIGDRGPIDAIIPPAALNHVVDADASQAVAIEEVLRGRHLVIKGPPGTGKSQTITNIIAGAVLQGKKVLFVAEKAAALEAVQRRLRHAGLGRLTLELHSAKAGKRAVLEDLRRTRDIAGRPTPQDLSLIEALGDAQAGLNSHAAMLHEALQPTGLTAYQLLGHLLRVQDGGGLPGYDLPGAERWTGRESRVRFDLAADLARLVEKIGDPDSHMWRGVGREALDPGERDRLVSLLQNVEADLETVGRSAAAVSRDYSVDVVRIGDFETLARSVKATFALPPQADRTALAGAVWRTNAPAIAELIVLGRSYRKFSDAMALVYRPQAWRFNMRMLRNEIAAHNASWTRFLKGPYREAMEQFRSLLAIDMPADRAKQISLLDGMISAQEARRRFEAQRHLGAEAFGTLWQEERSDWDSLQAIVDWWRENRQVASSDNLAVRLAVRPAVKERGTPAGSLAQSVPRLHADLGQLQQFLGLDIKRAFGVEQWADLEVAQLTSRLRLWLAGVEALAQWVAFGARCKAAQEAGLAGLVEALRDGRIAGHLFVPTFERTYYEVLRGDFFERLPELKRFDGELQDLMVESFRVLDHGRIALAGEMVATRHLQARPPSGGGAGALGVLDGELAKKSGHLPIRQLLDKAGSTIQQLKPVLMMSPLSVSHFLKPGALAFDLLVIDEASQIEAVSVLGAIARAGQLVVVGDERQLPPTRFFARLTGDWEEHDEEEGSAFQGRDAESILDLCLAKGMAFHTLDWHYRSRHESLVVVPNREFYGGRLMAMPNPTRESPDLGFVFHHLPQARYDRGNTRTNPQEARAVAEAVIAHARNHSERRAAQSLGVVTFSVAQRQAILRELELLRRAHPDTEAFFNSESIDPFFVKNLENAQGDERDVIFISIGYGRTAEGYLAMSFGALNLEGGERRLNVLISRARYRCEVFSSITAEDVDADRTSARGVAALKTFLDFAQNGRLAPAGGAGREPPLLFEEQVAAQLRARGHAVATRVGGAGFHVDLAVVDPDQPGRYILGIECDGAQYNAARSTRDRDRLHQQVLEELGWIVHRIWSVDWYQRPQEELAKVEASIIKARLAWQQRDDDRASPSVTLEPISAVAPRPSDDVVRQEAFVPAVPDPFAPNLPAPDPFGPDPLAPAVAGPATDEPSPAEPERAETGPASPAAGIGPGEDVGPTGKGPAEKVADPTPPWFKLHTFGPLASAANRTDGAAVAPFPVFQPIEPKRIEPVPPVVRPSVSRPPQAPPSQTLPPQPPSVQPPSVQAPPVQPPSVQAPPVQAPPVQAPPVQAFPASPLPRQPLPAGPVPAEAAPAERGPAEVEDWEFTAGVVPARSSADDAEDIDAGAADAGSLDIEETDELQPVNGDFSVPEQRHGAARPAEMRSSLSHPYVEAVLRVSGRHELQELSAARMAVYVAEVVQVEGPVHEQEIIARIRGAFGLGRAGVRVREAVLDGIDAARIMGRISGGPFYTLPGQAITARDRSQTTSPGLRKLDMLPPQEIEAAFVTVIKSNRGAPRDALLVAVSRLLGFAATSAPLRERLEEVLDAMLARKELAQRNNLVVAVQ from the coding sequence ATGGCGGAAAATTTGGTGCGCAGTCGTTTGTCGGATCAGCGCCGGGCATTGCTCGATCTCGGCCTCCGCAACCGGTTGATCAACGTCCCTTTGCGCATCGATGGTTTGCGTACACTTGAAATCGTCGATGAAAAATCGCCCGAGATCTACCGATCCCTGACGGCGGGCAAAGGATTGACGTTCCTGCCCGGCCGCGTTCCCAGCAGCACGGAACAGGGGCCCGACGAGCACGATCGCGGCGGCTGGGCCATCCCTCAGCCCCCGGAACGGGAAATGGAAGAAGGCGGCGGCGTCTTCCGCCGCCATGCCGATACCCGCCTCCAGACCCGCCTCACATCCGAGGGGTTGCAGAAGCGGCTTTTCGACATCTGGTACGACGCGGCAGCGCTGGAGGAAGAGCAGGGCGTCAACGGGCTCTTCCTGGCCATCGGCCTCCTGCGCTGGTTCGAGGACGACCGCTCCGACGTGGCGCGCCACGCGCCTTTGATCCTCCTGCCGGTACGCCTCCAGCGTTCCGGCGCCAGCGACCGTTTCACCTTGCGCAGGCGGGATGAGCCTGCTTCGCTCAATCTGTCGATCCAGGCCAAGCTCAGGGACGAGTTCGGCTTGGCGGTCGAGGGGTTCACGGACGAGGACGACATCGACGTCGCGGCCTATCTCGGGAAGGTCGCCGCGGTCGTCGCCGGCAAGGCGCGCTGGAAGGTGCTGCCGGACGCCATGATGCTCGGCCTGTTCTCCTTTTCCCGATATCTCATGTATCGCGATCTCGATCCGGCGGCCTGGCCGGCCGGCAACCCGCTGCACGAGCATCCCCTCCTGGCGGCGCTGCTGGGCGAGGGCTTCGATCGCCAGGCTCCGATCATCGGCGACCGCGGGCCGATCGACGCCATCATCCCGCCCGCCGCGCTCAATCACGTCGTGGATGCCGACGCCTCGCAAGCCGTTGCGATCGAGGAGGTGTTGCGGGGACGCCACCTGGTGATCAAGGGGCCACCCGGCACCGGCAAGAGCCAGACGATAACCAACATCATCGCCGGGGCCGTCCTCCAGGGCAAGAAAGTCCTCTTCGTCGCCGAGAAGGCAGCGGCCCTCGAAGCCGTGCAGCGCCGCCTGCGCCATGCCGGGCTCGGGCGCCTGACGCTCGAGCTCCATTCCGCGAAGGCCGGCAAGCGGGCTGTCCTCGAGGACCTGCGCCGCACGCGCGATATCGCCGGCCGCCCGACCCCGCAGGACCTCAGCCTCATCGAGGCGCTGGGCGACGCCCAGGCGGGCCTCAACAGCCATGCCGCGATGCTGCACGAGGCCTTGCAGCCCACCGGGCTGACGGCCTACCAGCTGCTCGGCCATCTCCTGCGCGTGCAGGATGGTGGCGGCCTTCCCGGTTACGATCTCCCGGGAGCGGAGCGATGGACCGGCCGTGAAAGCCGCGTCCGCTTCGATCTCGCCGCCGATCTCGCTCGCCTGGTGGAGAAGATCGGAGATCCCGACTCCCATATGTGGCGCGGCGTCGGCCGGGAGGCGCTCGACCCGGGCGAGCGCGACCGGCTCGTGAGCCTGCTGCAGAATGTCGAGGCCGACCTCGAGACCGTCGGCAGGTCGGCAGCCGCGGTCAGCCGGGATTATAGCGTCGACGTCGTCAGGATCGGGGATTTCGAGACGCTCGCCCGCTCCGTGAAGGCGACGTTCGCGCTCCCGCCGCAGGCGGACCGCACCGCCCTTGCCGGTGCGGTCTGGCGCACCAACGCGCCGGCCATCGCCGAACTGATCGTGCTCGGCCGAAGCTATCGCAAATTCTCGGATGCGATGGCGCTGGTCTACCGGCCCCAGGCCTGGCGCTTCAACATGCGGATGCTGCGCAACGAGATCGCTGCGCACAATGCGTCCTGGACGCGTTTTCTCAAGGGTCCCTACCGCGAAGCCATGGAGCAGTTTCGCTCGCTGCTGGCCATCGACATGCCGGCCGATCGCGCGAAGCAGATTTCGTTGCTCGACGGCATGATCTCGGCGCAGGAGGCTCGCCGGCGCTTCGAGGCGCAGCGCCATCTCGGGGCCGAGGCCTTCGGCACGCTCTGGCAGGAAGAGCGGTCGGACTGGGACAGCCTTCAGGCGATCGTCGATTGGTGGCGGGAGAATCGCCAGGTAGCCTCGTCCGACAATTTGGCGGTCCGCCTCGCCGTGCGTCCCGCCGTCAAGGAGCGAGGCACTCCGGCCGGATCCCTTGCCCAAAGCGTGCCCCGGCTCCACGCGGATCTCGGCCAGCTGCAGCAATTTCTGGGCCTCGATATCAAGCGGGCGTTCGGCGTCGAGCAATGGGCCGATCTGGAGGTGGCACAGCTGACGTCGCGCTTGCGGCTGTGGCTGGCCGGCGTTGAAGCGCTGGCGCAGTGGGTCGCCTTCGGTGCACGCTGCAAGGCGGCGCAGGAGGCGGGACTCGCCGGGCTCGTCGAAGCCCTTCGCGACGGCAGGATCGCCGGACATCTGTTCGTGCCGACGTTCGAGCGTACCTATTACGAGGTCTTGCGCGGCGACTTCTTCGAGCGCCTGCCGGAGCTCAAGCGCTTCGACGGCGAACTGCAGGACCTCATGGTCGAGAGCTTCCGCGTTCTCGATCACGGCCGCATTGCCCTGGCAGGCGAGATGGTTGCCACACGCCATCTTCAGGCGCGGCCCCCGAGTGGCGGCGGCGCCGGCGCGCTCGGCGTCCTCGACGGTGAACTCGCCAAGAAGAGCGGTCACCTGCCGATCCGGCAGCTGCTGGACAAGGCCGGCTCCACCATCCAGCAACTGAAGCCGGTGCTGATGATGAGCCCGCTCTCGGTGAGCCATTTCCTGAAGCCGGGCGCGCTTGCCTTCGACCTCCTCGTGATCGACGAAGCATCGCAGATCGAGGCGGTCTCCGTCCTCGGTGCCATCGCCCGTGCCGGACAGCTGGTCGTGGTCGGCGATGAGCGGCAATTGCCGCCGACGCGCTTCTTCGCCAGGCTTACCGGGGATTGGGAGGAGCACGACGAGGAGGAGGGATCGGCGTTCCAGGGTCGGGATGCGGAGAGCATACTCGATCTGTGTCTCGCCAAGGGCATGGCGTTCCATACGCTCGACTGGCACTACCGCAGCCGGCACGAGTCGCTCGTCGTGGTGCCGAACCGGGAATTCTACGGCGGCCGGCTGATGGCGATGCCCAACCCGACGCGGGAGAGCCCGGATCTGGGGTTCGTCTTCCATCATCTACCGCAGGCGCGCTATGACCGCGGCAACACCCGCACCAATCCGCAGGAAGCCAGGGCCGTGGCCGAAGCGGTCATCGCCCATGCCAGGAACCATAGCGAACGTCGCGCTGCGCAATCGCTCGGCGTCGTCACCTTCTCGGTCGCGCAGCGGCAGGCGATTCTCAGGGAACTGGAACTGCTGCGCCGGGCCCACCCCGACACCGAAGCTTTCTTCAACAGCGAAAGCATCGATCCGTTCTTCGTCAAGAATCTCGAAAATGCGCAGGGTGACGAACGTGATGTGATTTTCATCTCCATCGGCTATGGCCGCACGGCGGAAGGCTATCTTGCGATGAGCTTCGGCGCCCTCAATCTCGAAGGGGGGGAGAGGCGGCTCAACGTCTTGATCTCGCGTGCGAGATATCGGTGCGAGGTCTTTTCGTCGATCACTGCCGAAGACGTCGACGCGGATCGCACCAGTGCACGCGGCGTCGCGGCGCTGAAGACCTTTCTCGACTTCGCACAGAACGGCCGTCTCGCTCCTGCAGGCGGCGCAGGTCGGGAGCCGCCCCTCCTGTTCGAGGAGCAGGTCGCGGCGCAGCTTCGCGCACGCGGCCACGCCGTCGCCACGCGGGTCGGTGGCGCCGGCTTCCATGTCGACCTTGCCGTGGTCGATCCGGACCAGCCCGGACGCTATATCCTCGGGATCGAGTGCGACGGCGCGCAATACAATGCCGCACGTTCGACGAGGGATCGAGACCGTCTGCATCAGCAGGTTCTGGAGGAACTGGGCTGGATCGTGCATCGCATCTGGTCGGTCGACTGGTATCAGCGCCCGCAGGAGGAACTCGCCAAAGTCGAAGCCTCGATCATCAAGGCCAGGCTTGCCTGGCAGCAGCGGGACGACGATCGGGCTTCACCCTCGGTGACGCTGGAGCCGATTTCCGCCGTCGCCCCCCGGCCGTCGGACGACGTGGTCCGGCAGGAAGCATTCGTTCCTGCCGTTCCGGATCCCTTCGCCCCGAATCTGCCGGCCCCGGATCCGTTCGGCCCGGATCCTTTGGCCCCTGCAGTCGCGGGGCCCGCGACGGATGAGCCGTCGCCCGCCGAACCGGAAAGAGCCGAAACCGGCCCTGCCTCGCCGGCCGCCGGTATCGGTCCCGGGGAGGACGTTGGGCCGACCGGCAAGGGACCCGCCGAGAAGGTTGCGGATCCGACTCCCCCCTGGTTCAAGCTTCACACGTTTGGACCCCTGGCGTCCGCGGCGAACAGGACCGATGGGGCAGCGGTAGCACCGTTTCCGGTGTTCCAGCCGATCGAACCCAAGCGCATCGAACCGGTACCGCCTGTGGTCAGGCCGTCCGTATCGAGGCCGCCCCAGGCCCCTCCGTCTCAGACTCTTCCGCCCCAGCCCCCTTCAGTCCAGCCCCCTTCAGTCCAGGCGCCCCCGGTCCAGCCCCCTTCAGTCCAGGCTCCCCCGGTCCAAGCCCCTCCAGTCCAAGCCCCTCCGGTCCAGGCCTTTCCGGCCTCCCCCCTTCCGCGCCAACCGTTACCTGCCGGACCGGTGCCGGCCGAAGCGGCCCCGGCGGAACGCGGGCCGGCCGAAGTCGAGGATTGGGAATTCACCGCCGGTGTGGTGCCGGCCCGGTCTTCGGCGGACGATGCCGAAGACATCGACGCGGGAGCGGCCGATGCCGGCAGCCTCGACATCGAGGAGACGGACGAGCTTCAACCTGTCAACGGCGATTTCTCCGTGCCCGAACAAAGGCACGGCGCCGCCCGACCGGCCGAGATGCGGTCGTCGCTGTCGCACCCCTATGTCGAGGCGGTGCTGAGAGTGTCGGGGCGCCACGAACTCCAGGAATTGTCCGCGGCCCGCATGGCGGTCTATGTCGCCGAGGTCGTCCAGGTGGAAGGGCCCGTGCACGAGCAGGAAATCATAGCCCGCATCCGCGGCGCCTTCGGACTTGGCCGGGCGGGCGTTCGCGTTCGCGAGGCGGTGCTCGACGGCATCGATGCCGCCCGCATCATGGGCCGGATATCGGGCGGTCCTTTCTACACGCTGCCCGGCCAGGCGATCACGGCGCGGGACCGCTCCCAGACCACGTCGCCCGGGCTGCGCAAGCTCGACATGCTTCCTCCTCAGGAGATCGAAGCGGCCTTCGTGACGGTGATCAAGTCCAATCGCGGTGCGCCGCGGGACGCCCTGCTCGTGGCGGTGTCCCGGCTGCTCGGCTTCGCCGCCACCAGCGCACCGCTGCGCGAACGTCTCGAAGAGGTGCTGGATGCCATGCTGGCGCGCAAGGAACTCGCGCAGCGCAACAATCTCGTCGTGGCGGTTCAATGA
- a CDS encoding COG4280 domain-containing protein: MTGSISLASTLTASFLASLVEVVEAYTIVLAVGLTRGWRPALAGSIVALGCLALLVVVLGPLLTLIPIAALQLAIGSLLILFGLRWLRKAILRATGFIALHDEDAAFARETDLLARQAADRRADFLGGLTAFKAVMLEGVEVVFIVIATGTARGLTLYAGAGALAACLLVALAGLALHRPLSKVPENTLKFAVGVLLSAFGVFWCGEGLGANWPGADFAILYLALLFLGAALAAVHMLRPAAASARG, translated from the coding sequence ATGACCGGTTCGATCAGCCTCGCCTCCACCCTCACCGCCTCCTTCCTCGCCTCGCTGGTCGAGGTCGTCGAAGCCTACACCATCGTCCTGGCCGTCGGCCTGACGCGCGGATGGCGCCCTGCGCTGGCCGGTTCCATCGTTGCGCTCGGCTGCCTCGCCCTGCTCGTCGTCGTCCTCGGGCCCCTGCTCACGCTGATACCGATCGCCGCGCTGCAATTGGCCATCGGCTCCCTGCTGATTCTGTTCGGCCTGCGCTGGCTGCGCAAAGCGATCCTGCGGGCGACGGGCTTCATCGCGCTCCACGACGAAGACGCGGCCTTTGCCCGGGAGACGGACCTGCTGGCGCGCCAGGCTGCCGACCGCCGCGCCGACTTCCTCGGCGGGTTGACGGCTTTCAAGGCCGTGATGCTCGAAGGGGTGGAAGTCGTCTTCATCGTCATCGCCACGGGCACGGCCCGCGGCCTGACCCTGTATGCGGGCGCCGGGGCGCTCGCGGCCTGCCTCCTCGTCGCGCTGGCCGGCCTCGCCTTGCACAGGCCGCTGTCCAAGGTGCCGGAGAACACGCTGAAATTCGCGGTCGGCGTCCTGCTGAGCGCCTTCGGCGTATTCTGGTGCGGCGAAGGGCTCGGCGCGAACTGGCCGGGGGCCGACTTCGCCATCCTCTATCTCGCCCTGCTCTTTCTCGGCGCGGCGCTCGCCGCGGTTCACATGCTTCGGCCGGCCGCCGCGAGCGCGAGAGGATAG
- a CDS encoding MFS transporter → MSSADRRIIFASSLGTAFEWYDFYLYGSLSAIIAAQFFAGLNETASFLAALLAFAAGFIVRPLGALVFGRIGDLVGRKYTFLVTITLMGASTFLVGVLPSYGSIGLAAPIGLVLLRIIQGLALGGEYGGAATYVAEHAPPNRRGFYTGWIQTTATGGLLLSLLVILVVRLGVGEAAFAAWGWRIPFLISVVLLGISIWIRLQLSESPAFVRMKDEGRRSKAPISEAFGKWSNLKLALIALFGLVAGEAVVWYSGQFYALLYLTKTLRIDGTTANVLMAIALLIGTPFYVIFGGLSDRIGRKPIMLVGFLLAAVLYMPIFKAITHYGNPALEAALAASQVTVTADPADCSVQFDPVGKAKFTSSCDVAKNFLASGSVAYVNVAAPPGTLATVKVGDTLVTSFSSSGLDAAAAKAKAAEFSGTLYKALKEHNYPVAEKAVPVKNPDGSIAKNDDGTDKTATVYAMAPADTAAMNKPMLVVVLTVLVLLVTLVYGPMAAALVELFPTRIRYTGMSLPYHIGNGWFGGLVPFVVFAMVAASGDFYYGLWYPIVVAAATFVIGLIFVPETRHRDLDDIPS, encoded by the coding sequence ATGTCTTCGGCCGACCGGCGGATCATTTTCGCCTCCTCGCTCGGGACGGCTTTCGAATGGTACGATTTCTATCTTTACGGGTCGCTTTCGGCGATCATCGCCGCCCAATTCTTTGCCGGCCTCAACGAGACGGCGTCGTTCCTCGCGGCACTCCTCGCCTTTGCCGCCGGTTTCATCGTGCGCCCGCTGGGGGCGCTGGTGTTCGGGCGCATCGGTGACCTCGTCGGACGGAAATACACCTTCCTCGTGACCATCACGCTGATGGGCGCTTCGACCTTCCTGGTCGGCGTGCTGCCGAGCTACGGCTCGATCGGCCTGGCGGCGCCGATCGGCCTCGTCCTCCTGCGCATCATCCAGGGCCTGGCGCTCGGCGGCGAATATGGCGGCGCGGCCACCTATGTCGCCGAGCACGCGCCACCCAACCGGCGGGGCTTCTATACCGGCTGGATCCAGACCACCGCGACCGGCGGGCTGCTGCTCTCGCTGCTGGTGATCCTCGTGGTGCGCCTCGGCGTCGGCGAGGCCGCGTTCGCGGCGTGGGGCTGGCGCATCCCCTTTCTCATCTCGGTGGTGCTGCTGGGGATTTCGATCTGGATCCGCCTCCAGCTCTCGGAAAGCCCCGCCTTCGTGCGCATGAAGGATGAAGGGCGGCGCTCGAAGGCGCCGATTTCCGAAGCCTTCGGCAAATGGAGCAATCTCAAGCTCGCTTTGATCGCCCTGTTCGGCCTCGTCGCCGGCGAGGCCGTGGTGTGGTATTCCGGCCAGTTCTACGCCTTGCTCTACCTCACCAAGACGCTGCGAATCGACGGCACCACGGCCAATGTGCTCATGGCGATCGCCCTTCTCATCGGGACGCCGTTCTATGTGATCTTCGGCGGGCTGTCGGACAGGATAGGGCGCAAGCCGATCATGCTCGTCGGCTTCCTCCTCGCCGCCGTGCTCTATATGCCGATTTTCAAGGCGATCACCCATTACGGCAATCCGGCCCTGGAAGCGGCGCTCGCCGCGTCCCAGGTCACCGTCACCGCCGATCCCGCGGACTGCTCGGTCCAGTTCGATCCGGTGGGCAAGGCCAAGTTCACGTCGTCCTGCGACGTCGCCAAGAACTTCCTCGCCAGCGGCTCGGTGGCGTATGTCAACGTCGCCGCGCCTCCCGGCACGCTGGCCACGGTGAAGGTCGGCGATACGCTGGTCACCTCCTTCTCGTCGAGCGGCCTCGACGCCGCCGCCGCGAAGGCCAAGGCGGCCGAGTTCTCGGGGACCCTCTACAAGGCGCTCAAGGAGCACAATTATCCGGTCGCGGAAAAGGCCGTGCCGGTGAAGAACCCGGACGGCAGCATCGCCAAGAACGATGACGGCACCGACAAGACCGCCACGGTCTATGCCATGGCGCCCGCCGACACCGCGGCGATGAACAAGCCGATGCTGGTGGTGGTCCTCACCGTCCTCGTCCTGCTGGTGACGCTGGTCTATGGCCCGATGGCGGCGGCGCTGGTGGAACTCTTTCCGACCCGGATCCGCTACACGGGCATGTCCCTGCCGTACCATATCGGCAATGGCTGGTTCGGCGGTCTCGTTCCCTTCGTCGTCTTTGCCATGGTCGCGGCAAGCGGCGACTTCTATTACGGCCTGTGGTATCCGATCGTCGTCGCGGCCGCCACCTTCGTCATAGGGCTGATCTTCGTGCCCGAGACGAGGCATCGCGACCTGGACGACATCCCGTCCTGA
- the efeO gene encoding iron uptake system protein EfeO: MRWRVLLGAAALCAATAAGAETTAVSPLDLVQPVSDYKIYVSKGVNRLVEDTAKFTAAVKAGNLKKAQELYAPTRFHYEMIEPIAELFSDLDGSIDSRADDHEKKEEDPGFTGFHRIEYGLFEKKSTEGLGEFADKLNADVADLKKRIAGLTVPPDKMVGGAAALIEEVGATKITGEEDRYSHTDLWDFKANVDGARKIVDLLRPLTVKADKDLSKKVDDNFATVEAILAKYKTANGGYENYDKLTPQDRTALQGPVTTLAEDLSKLRGTLGLN; the protein is encoded by the coding sequence CTGAGATGGCGCGTCCTTCTCGGTGCCGCGGCGCTGTGCGCGGCAACCGCCGCCGGCGCCGAAACCACGGCGGTGTCGCCGCTGGACCTGGTGCAACCGGTGTCGGACTACAAGATCTATGTGAGCAAGGGCGTCAACCGCCTGGTCGAGGATACCGCCAAGTTCACCGCGGCGGTGAAGGCCGGCAATCTCAAGAAGGCCCAGGAGCTCTACGCCCCGACGCGCTTCCACTACGAGATGATCGAACCCATCGCCGAACTCTTCTCCGACCTCGACGGCAGCATCGATTCGCGTGCCGACGACCATGAGAAGAAGGAAGAGGATCCCGGCTTCACCGGCTTCCACCGCATCGAATACGGCCTCTTCGAGAAGAAGAGCACCGAAGGGCTGGGCGAATTCGCCGACAAGCTCAATGCCGACGTCGCCGACCTCAAGAAGCGCATCGCCGGCCTGACCGTCCCGCCCGACAAGATGGTCGGCGGCGCCGCCGCCCTGATCGAGGAAGTCGGCGCGACCAAGATCACCGGCGAGGAGGACCGCTACAGCCATACGGACCTGTGGGACTTCAAGGCCAATGTGGACGGAGCCCGGAAGATCGTCGATCTGCTGCGTCCGCTCACCGTCAAGGCGGACAAGGACCTGTCGAAGAAGGTGGACGACAACTTCGCCACCGTCGAGGCCATCCTGGCCAAATACAAGACGGCCAATGGCGGCTACGAAAATTACGACAAGCTGACGCCGCAGGATCGCACCGCCCTGCAGGGCCCGGTCACGACGCTGGCCGAAGACCTGTCGAAGCTGCGCGGCACGCTCGGCCTGAACTGA
- the xylB gene encoding xylulokinase: MFLGIDIGTSAVKALLADGHQRIVASSDVPLTVQRPQPGFSEQEPDAWVEAVIAAVDALKAAHPAAVSAVQGIGLSGHMHGAVLLGADHRPLRPAILWNDGRSSAECAELEARWPALRAVTGNKAMPGFTAPKLLWVARHEPAIFARTRLVLLPKAYVRLALTGDAIEEMSDAAGSLWLDVGRRDWSDEALAATGLDRSHMPRLVEGSEPAGQLRADLAARWGMEKAPIFAGGAGDNAAGAVGLGAIEPGSAFISLGTSGVLWATTDRFAPNPDHAVHAFCHAIPATWHQMGVILSAASCLAWLAGVMETREADLLAPLGERPAGPSPVQFLPYLSGERTPHDDARIRGAFAGLAHENGRNAMVQAVLEGVAFAFADCRDALAEAGTVISGADVIGGGSRSRFWVEILANVLGFPVHRLSDGETGGAFGAARLARLACTREAPEAVCTPPRRIETIEPDAGLTGAYGEALARWRGLYPALRGAAA, translated from the coding sequence GTGTTTCTGGGCATCGATATCGGGACGTCGGCGGTGAAGGCGCTCCTTGCCGACGGTCATCAGCGCATTGTCGCGAGCAGCGACGTGCCCTTGACGGTACAGCGTCCGCAACCCGGCTTTTCCGAACAGGAGCCGGACGCCTGGGTCGAAGCGGTCATCGCCGCCGTCGATGCGCTCAAGGCGGCCCATCCGGCCGCCGTTTCCGCCGTACAGGGCATCGGCCTGTCCGGGCACATGCATGGAGCGGTGCTGCTGGGTGCCGACCACCGCCCGCTGCGGCCGGCGATCCTCTGGAACGACGGCCGATCGAGTGCCGAATGCGCGGAGCTGGAGGCGCGCTGGCCGGCCTTGCGCGCCGTCACCGGCAACAAGGCGATGCCGGGTTTCACCGCGCCCAAGCTGCTGTGGGTTGCTCGTCACGAGCCGGCGATCTTTGCGCGGACCAGGCTGGTCCTGCTGCCGAAGGCCTATGTGCGCCTCGCCCTGACCGGCGACGCCATCGAGGAGATGTCGGATGCGGCGGGCTCGCTCTGGCTGGATGTCGGCAGAAGGGATTGGTCGGACGAGGCGCTCGCCGCCACGGGGCTGGACCGCAGCCACATGCCGCGCCTGGTCGAGGGATCGGAGCCCGCCGGCCAGTTGAGAGCGGATCTCGCGGCGCGCTGGGGCATGGAGAAGGCCCCGATCTTCGCCGGCGGCGCGGGCGACAATGCCGCCGGAGCGGTCGGTCTCGGCGCCATCGAGCCGGGCTCGGCCTTCATTTCGCTGGGGACCTCGGGCGTGCTGTGGGCGACGACCGATCGCTTCGCGCCCAACCCCGACCATGCGGTGCACGCCTTCTGCCATGCGATCCCCGCCACCTGGCACCAGATGGGCGTCATCCTCTCGGCGGCGTCCTGCCTGGCCTGGCTCGCCGGTGTGATGGAAACCCGCGAGGCGGACCTGCTCGCCCCGCTCGGCGAGCGGCCGGCCGGGCCGTCTCCGGTGCAGTTCCTTCCCTATCTCTCGGGCGAGCGCACCCCGCACGACGATGCGCGGATAAGGGGGGCCTTTGCCGGGCTCGCCCATGAGAACGGCCGCAACGCCATGGTGCAGGCCGTGCTGGAAGGCGTGGCCTTCGCCTTCGCCGATTGCCGCGACGCTCTCGCCGAAGCCGGCACGGTGATCTCGGGGGCCGACGTCATCGGCGGCGGCTCGCGTTCGCGGTTCTGGGTGGAAATCCTCGCAAACGTCCTTGGCTTTCCGGTCCACAGGCTGAGCGACGGCGAGACCGGAGGTGCCTTCGGGGCGGCGCGGCTCGCCCGGCTCGCCTGCACCCGCGAGGCACCGGAGGCCGTGTGCACGCCGCCCCGGCGCATCGAGACGATCGAGCCGGACGCCGGACTGACCGGGGCCTATGGCGAAGCGCTGGCGCGCTGGCGCGGGCTCTATCCGGCCCTGCGCGGTGCCGCTGCATGA